In Streptomyces sp. NBC_00433, a single genomic region encodes these proteins:
- the hisC gene encoding histidinol-phosphate transaminase, translating into MSPETPKLRAELDGIPTYKPGRPPAAAEGVPAFKLSSNENPYPPLPGVLEAATAAAASFNRYPDLACSALTGELAERFGVPAEHVATGTGSVGVAQQLLQATSGPGDEVVYAWRSFEAYPIITRISGARPVQVPLDAAERHDLDAMADAVTDRTRLIFVCNPNNPTGTVVRRAELERFLDRVPGDVLVVLDEAYREFITDPEVPDGTDLYRERPNVAVLRTFSKAYGLAGLRIGFAIAHEPVAEALRKTAVPFGVSQLAQDAAVASLRAEPALLERVAGLVAERARVVDELAAQGWTVPETQANFVWLRLGERTEDFAAVCERAGTTVRPFAGEGVRITVGETAANDLLLRTAEAFRKEL; encoded by the coding sequence ATGAGCCCCGAGACCCCCAAGCTGCGCGCGGAACTGGACGGTATCCCCACTTACAAGCCGGGCCGGCCGCCGGCGGCCGCGGAGGGTGTGCCGGCCTTCAAGCTGTCCTCGAACGAGAACCCGTACCCGCCGCTGCCCGGTGTCCTGGAGGCGGCCACCGCCGCCGCGGCGTCCTTCAATCGTTATCCGGACCTCGCGTGTTCGGCGCTCACCGGCGAGCTGGCGGAGCGTTTCGGGGTGCCGGCCGAGCATGTGGCGACCGGGACGGGTTCGGTGGGGGTGGCGCAGCAACTGCTGCAGGCGACCTCGGGTCCGGGCGACGAGGTGGTCTACGCCTGGCGGTCCTTCGAGGCCTATCCGATCATCACCCGGATCAGCGGCGCCCGGCCGGTGCAGGTGCCGCTGGACGCGGCCGAGCGGCACGACCTGGACGCGATGGCCGACGCGGTCACCGACCGGACCCGGCTGATCTTCGTCTGCAATCCCAACAATCCCACCGGCACCGTGGTGCGCAGGGCGGAACTGGAGCGCTTCCTCGACCGGGTGCCGGGCGATGTGCTGGTGGTGCTCGACGAGGCCTACCGCGAGTTCATCACCGACCCCGAGGTGCCCGACGGCACGGACCTCTACCGGGAGCGGCCGAACGTGGCGGTGCTGCGGACCTTCTCCAAGGCGTACGGCCTGGCGGGGCTGCGGATCGGTTTCGCCATCGCGCACGAGCCGGTGGCGGAGGCGCTGCGCAAGACCGCGGTGCCCTTCGGGGTGAGCCAGCTCGCCCAGGACGCGGCGGTGGCGAGCCTGCGGGCCGAGCCCGCGCTGCTGGAGCGGGTCGCGGGCCTGGTCGCCGAGCGGGCCCGGGTGGTCGACGAGCTGGCCGCGCAGGGCTGGACGGTGCCGGAGACCCAGGCCAACTTCGTCTGGCTGCGGCTGGGGGAGCGCACGGAGGACTTCGCGGCGGTGTGCGAGCGGGCCGGAACGACGGTCCGGCCCTTCGCGGGCGAGGGAGTGAGGATCACCGTCGGCGAGACGGCGGCGAACGACCTGCTGCTGCGTACCGCCGAGGCGTTCCGCAAGGAGCTCTGA
- the thiC gene encoding phosphomethylpyrimidine synthase ThiC has product MTTQDARTREIGWHKAYLTGSRPDVSVPVRQVHLTNGRDVTLYDTSGPYTDPSVQTDVRRGLAPVRENWIIGRGDTEEYAGRPVRPEDDGMKRTAPGGLRNLDAVFPGRPRLPRRARDGQPATQLAYARRGEITPEMEYAALRENVPPQTVRDEIAAGRAVLPANVNHPESEPMIIGKRFLVKVNANIGNSAVTSSIEEEVEKMTWATRWGADTVMDLSTGRNIHTTREWVLRNSPVPIGTVPLYQALEKVDGRAEELTWDIYKDTVIEQAEQGVDYMTVHAGVLLRYVPLTARRKTGIVSRGGSIMAAWCLAHHKENFLYENFAELCDILAAYDVTYSLGDGLRPGSIADANDEAQFAELRTLGELNTIAKRHQVQTMIEGPGHVPMHKIKENIDLQQEICEEAPFYTLGPLTTDIAPAYDHITSGIGAAMIAWWGTAMLCYVTPKEHLGLPDRDDVKTGVITYKIAAHAADLAKGHPDAQAWDDALSDARFEFRWEDQFNLALDPDTARAFHDETLPAEPAKTAHFCSMCGPKFCSMKISRSITEQFAPDLAAPSSDADIEAGMLEKSREFAAAGNRVYLPLAD; this is encoded by the coding sequence ATGACCACGCAGGACGCACGCACGCGCGAAATCGGCTGGCACAAGGCGTATCTCACCGGCTCACGGCCGGACGTGTCGGTCCCGGTCCGCCAGGTGCACCTCACCAACGGGCGCGATGTGACGCTGTACGACACATCGGGCCCCTACACCGACCCGTCGGTGCAGACCGACGTCCGGCGGGGCCTCGCCCCGGTCCGGGAGAACTGGATCATCGGCCGCGGCGACACCGAGGAGTACGCGGGCCGCCCGGTGCGCCCCGAGGACGACGGCATGAAGCGCACCGCCCCCGGCGGCCTGCGCAATCTGGACGCCGTCTTCCCCGGCCGCCCGCGGCTCCCCCGGCGGGCCCGCGACGGGCAGCCGGCCACCCAGCTCGCCTACGCCAGGCGCGGCGAGATCACCCCGGAAATGGAATACGCCGCCCTGCGCGAGAACGTCCCGCCGCAGACCGTGCGTGACGAGATCGCCGCCGGGCGGGCCGTGCTGCCGGCGAACGTCAACCACCCGGAGAGCGAGCCGATGATCATCGGCAAGCGCTTCCTGGTGAAGGTCAACGCGAACATCGGCAATTCCGCGGTCACCTCCTCCATCGAGGAGGAGGTGGAGAAGATGACGTGGGCCACCCGCTGGGGCGCCGACACGGTCATGGACCTGTCCACCGGGCGCAACATCCACACCACCCGCGAGTGGGTGCTGCGCAACTCCCCCGTCCCCATCGGCACCGTCCCGCTCTACCAGGCCCTGGAGAAGGTCGACGGCCGCGCCGAGGAACTGACCTGGGACATCTACAAGGACACCGTCATCGAGCAGGCGGAACAGGGCGTCGACTACATGACCGTGCACGCCGGCGTCCTGCTGCGCTACGTGCCGCTCACCGCCCGCCGCAAGACCGGCATCGTCTCCCGCGGCGGCTCGATCATGGCGGCCTGGTGCCTGGCCCACCACAAGGAGAACTTCCTCTACGAGAATTTCGCCGAGCTGTGCGACATCCTCGCCGCCTACGACGTCACCTACTCGCTCGGCGACGGCCTGCGCCCCGGCTCCATCGCCGACGCCAACGACGAGGCGCAGTTCGCCGAGCTGCGCACCCTCGGCGAGCTGAACACCATCGCCAAGCGCCACCAGGTGCAGACCATGATCGAGGGCCCGGGCCATGTCCCGATGCACAAGATCAAGGAGAACATCGACCTCCAGCAGGAGATCTGCGAGGAGGCGCCCTTCTACACCCTGGGCCCGCTGACCACCGACATCGCCCCGGCCTACGACCACATCACCTCCGGCATCGGCGCCGCGATGATCGCCTGGTGGGGCACCGCGATGCTCTGCTACGTCACCCCCAAGGAACACCTCGGCCTGCCCGACCGCGACGACGTCAAGACCGGCGTGATCACCTACAAGATCGCCGCCCATGCCGCCGACCTCGCCAAGGGCCACCCCGACGCCCAGGCCTGGGACGACGCCCTGTCCGACGCCCGCTTCGAATTCCGCTGGGAGGACCAGTTCAACCTGGCCCTCGACCCGGACACCGCCCGCGCCTTCCACGACGAGACGCTGCCGGCGGAACCGGCGAAGACGGCGCACTTCTGCTCGATGTGCGGCCCGAAATTCTGCTCGATGAAGATCAGCAGGAGCATCACGGAGCAGTTCGCCCCCGACCTGGCCGCGCCGTCGTCCGACGCCGACATCGAGGCCGGCATGCTGGAGAAGTCCCGGGAGTTCGCCGCCGCGGGCAACCGCGTCTACCTGCCGCTGGCGGACTGA
- a CDS encoding LacI family transcriptional regulator, whose amino-acid sequence MTAAGNHQASRPVGRRLERAGIRDVAAAAGVSITTVSDALNGKGRLPDATRRHVREVADRLGYRPSAAARTLRTGRSGLIGLTVTTYGEEPFTFTEFAYFAEMARAATSAALARGYALVILPASSRHDVWGNVALDGTVVVDPSDQDPVVTELVRQGVPVVSDGRPAGSLPVHAWVDNDHEEAVLGILDHLAAAGARRIGLLTGTSTDTYTRLSTTAYLEWCERIGQEPVYEAYPAHDPCAGAVAADRLLARPDRPDAVYGLFDPNGTDLLAAARRYGLRVPDDLLLVCCSESTGYAATEPPITTLSLKPRRIGTAVVQLLIDAIEGVGPAHPVQQVMPTELIIRTSSQRRPHRSTVSPPRAPARGEG is encoded by the coding sequence ATGACAGCAGCAGGGAATCACCAGGCGAGCCGGCCCGTCGGACGCCGGCTGGAACGAGCGGGGATCAGGGATGTCGCCGCTGCCGCCGGCGTCTCGATCACGACTGTCTCCGACGCGCTCAACGGCAAGGGCCGACTGCCCGACGCCACCCGACGCCATGTCCGTGAGGTCGCCGACCGGCTGGGCTACCGCCCCTCCGCCGCCGCCCGCACACTGCGCACCGGCAGGTCGGGCCTGATCGGCCTGACGGTGACGACATACGGCGAAGAACCGTTCACCTTCACCGAATTCGCGTACTTCGCGGAGATGGCACGAGCCGCCACCTCCGCCGCGCTGGCCCGCGGCTACGCCCTGGTCATCCTGCCCGCCTCCTCACGGCACGACGTGTGGGGCAACGTGGCGCTGGACGGCACGGTCGTCGTCGACCCCTCCGACCAGGACCCGGTGGTCACCGAACTCGTCCGGCAGGGCGTGCCGGTGGTCAGCGACGGCCGCCCGGCCGGCAGCCTGCCCGTGCACGCCTGGGTCGACAACGACCACGAGGAGGCCGTGCTCGGCATCCTCGACCACCTCGCGGCCGCCGGCGCCCGCCGGATCGGCCTGCTCACCGGCACGAGCACCGACACGTACACCCGGCTGTCGACCACCGCGTATCTGGAATGGTGCGAGCGCATCGGCCAGGAGCCGGTCTACGAGGCCTATCCGGCGCACGACCCGTGTGCCGGCGCCGTTGCCGCGGACCGCTTACTCGCCCGCCCGGACCGCCCCGACGCCGTCTACGGGCTCTTCGACCCCAACGGCACCGACCTGCTCGCCGCCGCCCGCCGCTACGGCCTGCGGGTGCCCGACGACCTGCTGCTGGTCTGCTGCAGCGAGAGCACCGGCTACGCCGCCACAGAGCCGCCGATCACCACCCTGTCGCTGAAACCGCGCAGAATCGGCACCGCCGTGGTGCAGCTGCTCATCGACGCCATCGAGGGCGTGGGACCGGCCCACCCCGTGCAGCAGGTGATGCCGACCGAGCTGATCATCCGCACATCCTCCCAGCGCCGCCCGCACCGCAGCACCGTCAGCCCGCCGCGCGCCCCCGCCCGGGGGGAGGGTTAG
- a CDS encoding DUF5326 family protein, whose product MDKLLKGLPWWVKWVAVPVIALVVFGSLVAALVSFVIGLLFKVVVFVILVGALVLVVKRVTSGGSSSKSSKRDW is encoded by the coding sequence ATGGACAAGCTGCTGAAGGGCCTGCCGTGGTGGGTCAAGTGGGTCGCCGTCCCGGTGATCGCGCTGGTGGTCTTCGGTTCTCTGGTCGCGGCCCTGGTGAGCTTCGTGATCGGCCTGCTGTTCAAGGTGGTCGTGTTCGTGATCCTGGTCGGGGCGCTGGTCCTGGTCGTGAAGCGCGTCACGTCGGGCGGGTCGTCCTCGAAGTCGTCGAAGCGCGATTGGTGA
- a CDS encoding metallophosphoesterase, which produces MPAPPRPYDPTEPDTQPAPAEYTPTVRDLPVLGDPSETVGDRPERPGPLYVVGDVHGYLDELLAALGERGLVDSEGHWSAGSARLWFLGDFTDRGPDGIGVIELVMQLSAEAAAAGGYCRALMGNHELLLLGAHRFGDTPVNSPGGTASFLAAWRLNGGQPSDMERLEDRHLTWISRLDAAHLTDGHLLVHSDTTAYLDYGSSIEEMNDAITGVLQRNDADECWDLFRKLTKRFAFRGEDGPDAAREILGIYGGRRVVHGHSPIPYLLGEAGGEVPQDGEERGYAVSGPMIYADSLAVAMDGGVTMEGRLLVAQLPLIG; this is translated from the coding sequence GTGCCCGCGCCGCCCCGGCCGTACGACCCGACCGAGCCCGACACGCAGCCGGCCCCCGCCGAGTACACCCCCACCGTCCGCGACCTGCCGGTGCTCGGCGACCCCTCGGAGACGGTCGGCGACCGGCCGGAGCGCCCCGGGCCGCTCTACGTCGTCGGCGATGTGCACGGCTATCTCGACGAGTTGCTGGCCGCGCTCGGCGAGCGCGGGCTCGTGGACAGCGAGGGCCACTGGTCGGCGGGCAGCGCCCGGCTGTGGTTCCTCGGCGACTTCACCGACCGCGGCCCTGACGGCATCGGCGTGATCGAGCTGGTCATGCAGCTGTCCGCGGAGGCCGCCGCGGCCGGCGGATACTGCCGCGCCCTGATGGGCAACCACGAACTGCTGCTGCTCGGCGCCCACCGCTTCGGCGACACGCCCGTCAACTCCCCGGGCGGCACCGCATCCTTCCTCGCCGCCTGGCGGCTCAACGGCGGCCAGCCCTCCGACATGGAGCGGCTTGAGGACCGGCATCTGACCTGGATCTCCCGGCTGGACGCCGCCCACCTCACCGACGGCCACCTGCTGGTGCACTCCGACACCACCGCGTACCTGGACTACGGCAGCAGCATCGAGGAGATGAACGACGCGATCACCGGCGTCCTGCAGCGCAACGACGCCGACGAGTGCTGGGACCTCTTCCGCAAGCTCACCAAGCGCTTCGCCTTCCGCGGCGAGGACGGCCCGGACGCCGCCCGCGAGATCCTCGGCATCTACGGCGGCCGGCGGGTGGTGCACGGGCACAGCCCGATCCCCTACCTGCTCGGCGAAGCCGGCGGCGAAGTGCCGCAGGACGGCGAGGAGCGCGGCTACGCGGTGAGCGGTCCGATGATCTACGCGGACAGTCTCGCCGTGGCGATGGACGGCGGAGTCACGATGGAAGGACGCCTGCTGGTTGCCCAACTCCCGCTGATTGGCTAG
- a CDS encoding cupin domain-containing protein: protein MKVFRLDDLDAERAANQGAYLRFLKERTMSAGLYALKAGESDPQQPHAQDEVYLVVSGRAAITVGEETTTVARGSVVYVPAGTAHRFHHVTEDLRVMVVFSPPEP, encoded by the coding sequence ATGAAGGTGTTCCGGCTGGACGACCTGGACGCGGAACGGGCCGCGAACCAGGGCGCTTACCTGCGCTTTCTCAAGGAACGCACCATGTCGGCCGGGCTTTACGCGCTCAAGGCGGGCGAGAGCGACCCGCAGCAGCCGCACGCCCAGGACGAGGTCTACCTCGTCGTCAGCGGCCGGGCCGCGATCACCGTGGGTGAGGAGACGACGACCGTCGCGCGCGGCAGCGTGGTCTACGTGCCGGCCGGCACCGCGCACCGCTTCCACCACGTCACCGAGGATCTCAGGGTCATGGTGGTCTTCTCCCCGCCGGAGCCCTAG
- a CDS encoding phage holin family protein, which yields MKNFIVKTLANAGALGVATWVIKDITLTGDSTSRKVLSLILVALVFGVVNWLVKPIVKVLSFPLFILTLGLITLVVNALMLLLTSWLAGKLDLDFHVHGFWTAVVGGLIVSVVSWALHVVLPDDE from the coding sequence ATGAAGAATTTCATCGTCAAAACGCTGGCGAACGCCGGGGCCCTCGGCGTCGCCACCTGGGTGATCAAGGACATCACCCTCACCGGCGACTCCACGTCGCGCAAGGTGCTGAGCCTGATATTGGTCGCCCTGGTCTTCGGCGTCGTGAACTGGCTGGTGAAGCCGATCGTCAAGGTGCTGTCCTTCCCGCTGTTCATCCTCACCCTGGGGCTGATCACGCTGGTGGTGAACGCCCTGATGCTGCTCCTGACGTCGTGGCTGGCGGGCAAGCTGGACCTGGACTTCCATGTGCACGGCTTCTGGACCGCGGTGGTCGGCGGCCTGATCGTCAGCGTCGTGTCCTGGGCCCTGCACGTCGTCCTGCCGGACGACGAGTGA